One window of Mangrovibacterium diazotrophicum genomic DNA carries:
- a CDS encoding V-type ATP synthase subunit K produces the protein MILSTVVTGFGGHAIALGIAGVGSAIGTGIAAQGAMGLWKQSIKEKKKLPSLALAMVGMPLSQVIYGMIFMNSLQGANLNPDSYLNQMIFAFCVGLAIAASAVMQGKAGAAACSNLAVDDKQGAGMYIAAMGVIETVALLSMVFGMGAIPGS, from the coding sequence ATGATTCTATCTACAGTAGTAACAGGCTTTGGCGGACATGCCATTGCGTTAGGTATAGCTGGTGTTGGTTCCGCTATTGGAACCGGTATTGCCGCCCAGGGGGCAATGGGCTTATGGAAACAATCGATTAAAGAGAAAAAGAAACTTCCTTCGCTGGCTTTGGCCATGGTGGGTATGCCATTGAGCCAGGTGATTTACGGGATGATTTTTATGAACTCACTGCAGGGCGCAAACCTGAACCCGGATAGTTACCTAAACCAAATGATCTTTGCTTTTTGCGTAGGGCTAGCGATTGCTGCATCTGCAGTTATGCAGGGTAAAGCGGGGGCTGCCGCTTGTTCAAACCTGGCTGTTGACGACAAGCAAGGAGCCGGTATGTACATCGCCGCCATGGGGGTGATTGAAACCGTTGCGCTGCTATCGATGGTATTCGGTATGGGAGCTATTCCCGGAAGCTAA
- a CDS encoding V-type ATP synthase subunit D — translation MAGIKIKYTKTERAKQKKILKVSQRMLPLFEAMEKSLMSTINTIAERIDDIRQTIEKNREASKSWLAVMGDSWGSLAEFISVNEVITKPVDVAGVRVQQFERVDFNIVEPSANTPLWVDDAIELVAEQLQLEAEIKCLLDQIELLEEELLDVRARVKLFENRRIPNAKIAIRKIGQKLQDDERLTIATAKVVNQAKLEEAMA, via the coding sequence ATGGCAGGAATAAAAATTAAATACACCAAAACCGAACGGGCAAAGCAGAAGAAGATTCTGAAGGTTTCGCAACGGATGCTGCCGCTGTTTGAAGCGATGGAGAAATCGTTGATGTCGACGATTAACACCATTGCTGAGCGGATTGACGACATTCGGCAAACCATCGAGAAGAACCGGGAAGCTTCTAAATCCTGGCTCGCTGTGATGGGCGACTCCTGGGGATCGCTGGCGGAGTTTATTTCGGTGAATGAAGTGATCACGAAACCTGTGGATGTAGCGGGTGTTCGGGTGCAGCAGTTCGAACGTGTCGATTTCAATATTGTAGAACCCTCGGCCAATACACCGCTTTGGGTCGACGACGCGATTGAGCTGGTGGCTGAGCAGCTGCAACTGGAGGCCGAAATAAAGTGCCTGCTGGATCAGATTGAATTGCTCGAGGAAGAACTGCTCGATGTTCGTGCCCGGGTGAAACTGTTTGAGAACCGGCGCATTCCGAACGCAAAAATCGCTATTCGGAAAATCGGGCAGAAACTGCAGGATGATGAGCGCCTGACAATTGCTACCGCCAAGGTGGTGAATCAGGCTAAACTAGAGGAGGCGATGGCATGA
- a CDS encoding V-type ATP synthase subunit B, with protein MIKKEINRISEVGKALISVEGNPGVALNHVVELLDADTNQSLSFAKAINISENSTRFQVFNGTGGLSTKTKLRMHEVPLTAGFSYNMLGRTFDGIGQVADNGPEVIFEKQLETSLDTLNPTVRLVPKQPLWTGIPMIDVFNTLVKSQKIPIFASPTEPYNRLLSQIAMGAQADVIIFAGIGLKFDEYHYFKDQLSQSGNIDKTIMFVHLAGESQIKGLMLPDVALSVAREFADQGKDALVLLTDMTNWSNILRNVANYQDMIPSLQGYPGSLYSELARRYEVAADIEGAGSITIIGATTLESLEDPVPDNTGYITEGQFFLENGKLKLARSLSRLKQQVNGNTRSDHRPIMTAMASLLADAEKAYEAAEVGAANDAFSQKLLAYRSDFIANMEEPFGDPLELDAALDRCWEILKRHFEPTETGLSKKLIEEYWDNQN; from the coding sequence ATGATTAAAAAAGAGATAAACAGAATCAGCGAAGTCGGGAAAGCATTGATCTCGGTAGAAGGGAATCCCGGCGTAGCGCTTAACCACGTGGTCGAGTTGCTCGATGCTGATACCAACCAAAGTCTTTCGTTCGCGAAAGCCATTAACATTAGCGAAAATTCAACACGCTTCCAGGTATTTAACGGTACCGGGGGCCTTTCAACAAAAACCAAGCTACGCATGCACGAAGTGCCGCTCACGGCTGGTTTTTCATACAACATGCTGGGCCGTACCTTCGACGGTATTGGCCAGGTAGCCGACAATGGTCCGGAAGTGATTTTCGAAAAACAACTGGAAACCAGTTTGGATACCCTGAACCCAACCGTACGTTTGGTGCCTAAGCAGCCGCTTTGGACAGGGATTCCGATGATCGACGTGTTTAACACGCTGGTGAAATCGCAGAAGATTCCAATTTTCGCTTCGCCAACTGAGCCTTACAACCGCTTGTTATCGCAAATTGCGATGGGAGCACAGGCCGACGTGATCATCTTTGCCGGAATCGGTTTGAAGTTTGATGAGTATCACTACTTCAAAGATCAGTTGTCGCAATCGGGAAACATCGATAAAACCATCATGTTTGTTCACCTGGCGGGTGAGTCGCAGATTAAAGGGTTGATGTTGCCGGATGTGGCCCTGAGTGTGGCCCGCGAATTTGCCGACCAGGGAAAAGATGCGCTGGTGCTGCTGACCGACATGACCAACTGGTCGAACATTCTGCGGAATGTGGCCAACTACCAGGATATGATTCCATCGCTGCAGGGTTATCCGGGATCGCTGTACTCGGAGCTGGCCCGCCGCTACGAGGTGGCTGCCGATATTGAAGGCGCCGGTTCCATCACCATTATTGGGGCTACCACGCTGGAGTCGCTGGAAGATCCTGTGCCGGATAACACCGGTTATATTACCGAAGGACAGTTCTTCCTGGAAAACGGAAAACTGAAGCTGGCCCGTTCGCTGTCGCGCTTGAAGCAACAGGTGAATGGCAATACCCGTAGTGACCACCGTCCGATTATGACCGCCATGGCCTCTTTGCTGGCCGATGCAGAGAAAGCCTACGAAGCCGCCGAAGTAGGTGCCGCCAACGATGCCTTCTCGCAAAAGTTGCTCGCTTACCGCAGTGATTTTATTGCGAATATGGAAGAGCCCTTTGGTGACCCACTCGAATTGGACGCCGCTTTAGACCGGTGTTGGGAAATTCTGAAAAGACATTTCGAACCAACCGAAACCGGGTTGAGTAAAAAGTTGATCGAGGAGTATTGGGACAATCAAAACTAA
- a CDS encoding RNA polymerase sigma-70 factor, which produces MDVQLTTKLKEGDPISFSRLFKETHPRMMGYCMLFVKNRTDAEDLVQECFSNLWLTRKKIDPNKSVESLLFVSLRNRCLNYLKENSKYSFDSFQDGIVLNELQYLYQLDFLEGKELSLEERLVEALKKAIEELPERKKEILIKSKIKGMKQKDIADELGISVKTVEKHLHEAKLELRVKLEKQFSALSIILYLLLN; this is translated from the coding sequence ATGGATGTCCAACTAACAACTAAACTGAAGGAAGGTGACCCGATTTCGTTTTCCAGATTATTCAAGGAGACACATCCTCGAATGATGGGTTACTGCATGTTGTTTGTTAAAAACAGGACTGACGCTGAGGATCTGGTACAGGAATGCTTTTCAAATCTCTGGCTCACAAGGAAGAAGATAGACCCAAATAAATCTGTCGAAAGCCTTTTGTTTGTATCGCTTCGCAATCGCTGTCTAAATTATCTGAAGGAAAATTCAAAGTATTCTTTTGATTCGTTTCAGGACGGCATCGTCTTAAATGAACTCCAATATCTGTATCAACTCGATTTTTTGGAAGGGAAAGAACTGTCGTTGGAGGAACGACTGGTTGAAGCTTTGAAAAAGGCGATTGAAGAACTTCCTGAGCGGAAAAAGGAAATTTTGATCAAAAGTAAGATCAAAGGGATGAAGCAGAAGGACATTGCTGATGAACTTGGAATCTCGGTCAAAACCGTCGAAAAACACCTGCATGAAGCTAAGCTGGAATTAAGAGTGAAACTGGAGAAACAGTTCTCAGCGCTCTCCATTATCTTATATCTCCTTTTAAACTAG
- a CDS encoding TolC family protein, producing the protein MIRLITGSLLAVAILGGAANAKAQNVISIKECKLKALEHNQAVKAKRAAYNSSEAEVKLTKSAMLPTVDFDATYLYQNDPMQMHIPGFELPTTSGEASGVYSPESTTNLQYHNTYNANVGFSLPLYLGGKLSETRKIAEHANAIAQSDLALSQTDVLLNVEQQYWTLVSLIEAEKVNQSSIQFLADVVTDMQNRFEAGVVTKNEVLKAKVELNNAKLNEITITNNIQLAKMAMNQSIGAPIDEPLNPADTTVEVAWDFDYFDFQEGQLEKRQEISILSRQQAIAQSEKTIVQSDYLPQVASFANYFYQNPDHLAQKEGEFSWTAGVSVTIPVFHWGERKQKKTISEMAIESAAYNLDQTREMLTLEVHQSIFRVKESITKLDFTEDALEQANENLTLENNRLKEEIATTTDLLNAQMQWQRAQADYISAKANVKICEALYLKAIGELNP; encoded by the coding sequence ATGATTAGATTGATAACAGGAAGCTTGTTAGCTGTGGCTATTTTAGGTGGTGCAGCTAACGCCAAAGCGCAAAATGTCATTTCAATAAAGGAATGTAAGCTGAAGGCGCTGGAACATAACCAGGCCGTGAAAGCCAAGCGGGCCGCTTATAATTCGAGCGAAGCGGAAGTAAAATTGACTAAAAGTGCCATGTTGCCCACCGTTGATTTTGACGCCACTTATTTGTATCAAAATGATCCGATGCAAATGCATATTCCGGGTTTCGAACTGCCAACAACCTCGGGTGAAGCCAGCGGTGTTTATTCGCCGGAAAGCACAACGAACCTGCAGTATCACAATACCTACAATGCTAATGTAGGTTTCAGCTTGCCTCTTTATCTGGGCGGAAAGTTAAGCGAAACGCGCAAAATTGCGGAGCATGCCAATGCCATTGCTCAGTCGGATTTGGCGTTGAGCCAGACGGACGTTCTACTGAATGTAGAACAGCAATACTGGACACTCGTTTCGTTAATTGAAGCGGAGAAAGTGAATCAAAGTTCGATTCAGTTTTTGGCCGATGTGGTTACCGACATGCAGAATCGCTTCGAGGCCGGTGTGGTCACTAAAAATGAAGTGTTGAAAGCCAAGGTTGAACTCAACAATGCCAAGCTGAATGAAATCACCATAACGAACAACATTCAGCTGGCGAAAATGGCGATGAACCAGTCGATCGGAGCGCCGATTGATGAACCGTTGAATCCGGCAGATACAACCGTTGAAGTGGCTTGGGACTTTGATTATTTCGACTTTCAGGAAGGGCAGCTGGAAAAGCGGCAGGAGATTTCGATTTTAAGCCGCCAGCAGGCGATTGCCCAATCCGAAAAAACAATTGTTCAGTCAGACTATCTGCCGCAAGTGGCCTCATTTGCCAATTACTTCTACCAAAACCCGGATCACCTGGCACAAAAAGAGGGAGAATTTAGCTGGACAGCAGGGGTGTCAGTCACGATTCCGGTTTTTCACTGGGGCGAGCGAAAGCAAAAGAAGACCATATCTGAAATGGCAATTGAGAGCGCTGCCTACAATTTGGATCAAACCAGGGAGATGCTGACGCTGGAAGTGCATCAGTCCATTTTCCGGGTGAAGGAATCGATCACGAAACTGGATTTTACGGAAGATGCCCTTGAGCAGGCCAACGAGAACCTGACCTTGGAAAACAACCGGCTGAAAGAGGAAATTGCCACGACTACTGATTTGTTGAATGCCCAAATGCAATGGCAGCGGGCGCAGGCCGATTACATTTCGGCAAAAGCAAACGTGAAAATTTGCGAAGCCCTGTATTTAAAGGCAATTGGCGAGCTGAATCCCTAG
- a CDS encoding FecR family protein, whose protein sequence is MRALVNKYLEGKASDEELHQLKGWLDEEGNQAVFKQMKLEWKKDLKNENLPDSTLRELDRFQSKMLIENASKIKRLNFLQNFYKYAAVIFFALMLGGGLFFFDKGEVIYNEVVAEDGQLSKVILPDSTQIWLNSGSSVRYSNEFGLKDRNVKLTGQAFLDVTKNKDLPFILNCGAISVKVLGTRFSVESYEEDPNINVVLEEGAIDLLSTTSGKTFAHLKPNELAVYDKSERAYKIDEVVAQKYTAWRDGIIHFYDQPLEEVALKLQRRYNQPIEVDESVRNYKVTFSIKNEDFDKVMEILKAITPATVSQEAGVVYMKHK, encoded by the coding sequence ATGAGAGCACTAGTTAATAAATATTTAGAGGGTAAGGCGTCGGACGAGGAGCTTCATCAACTGAAAGGATGGCTTGACGAAGAAGGAAACCAGGCTGTATTCAAGCAAATGAAGCTTGAGTGGAAGAAAGATTTGAAGAACGAAAACCTACCCGACAGCACTCTCCGGGAACTGGATCGTTTCCAGTCGAAAATGTTGATTGAGAATGCCTCAAAAATCAAGCGACTAAACTTCCTCCAGAATTTTTATAAATATGCTGCAGTAATCTTTTTTGCTCTTATGCTGGGCGGAGGACTATTCTTCTTCGATAAAGGGGAAGTGATTTACAACGAGGTTGTGGCCGAAGATGGGCAGTTGTCGAAAGTCATTTTGCCGGACAGCACTCAAATTTGGTTGAACTCTGGTTCTTCGGTGCGATACAGCAACGAATTCGGGCTTAAGGACAGGAATGTGAAGCTCACCGGTCAGGCTTTCCTGGATGTGACCAAAAACAAAGATCTTCCTTTCATATTAAACTGTGGTGCCATCTCTGTCAAAGTTTTAGGTACGCGATTTTCAGTGGAGTCCTACGAGGAAGATCCCAACATTAATGTCGTTTTGGAAGAAGGGGCTATCGATCTATTATCCACTACCAGTGGTAAAACATTTGCTCATTTGAAACCCAATGAATTGGCTGTTTACGACAAAAGCGAGCGGGCTTATAAGATTGACGAGGTTGTTGCGCAGAAATATACGGCTTGGAGAGACGGGATTATTCATTTTTATGACCAGCCGCTTGAGGAAGTCGCTTTGAAACTTCAGCGGCGATATAACCAGCCAATTGAGGTTGATGAGAGTGTAAGAAACTACAAAGTAACTTTTTCAATTAAAAACGAAGATTTTGACAAGGTTATGGAGATTTTGAAAGCGATTACGCCGGCGACAGTGTCGCAGGAAGCTGGCGTTGTCTACATGAAGCATAAATAG
- a CDS encoding DUF2764 family protein: protein MVYLLCSLPSLNFAQVPPISLDEFYQDSEKQLSKKDFGMLETVDLRKMDSDEHGKLKHFAQLYQDLLGDMTELRTAKTEKRPVRLAHLPKTLADGNPLEREKQIMRWQWDRLDDLEAGKTFSLVNVLVYKLKLQILDRLQSMEAESGKQVFESVINDAKRKG from the coding sequence ATGGTATACCTACTTTGCAGTTTACCATCATTGAATTTCGCACAGGTGCCACCCATTTCGCTGGACGAGTTCTACCAGGATTCAGAAAAACAGCTGTCGAAGAAAGATTTTGGCATGCTGGAAACGGTAGATCTCCGGAAAATGGACTCCGATGAACACGGTAAATTGAAACACTTTGCCCAGCTCTACCAGGATTTGCTCGGCGACATGACGGAACTGAGAACGGCCAAAACGGAGAAACGTCCGGTGCGGCTGGCTCATTTGCCCAAAACGCTGGCCGACGGGAATCCGCTGGAACGCGAAAAGCAAATTATGCGCTGGCAATGGGATAGACTGGATGATCTGGAAGCCGGGAAAACTTTTTCCCTGGTGAATGTACTCGTTTACAAACTGAAACTGCAGATTCTGGACCGCCTTCAGTCGATGGAGGCGGAAAGCGGGAAACAAGTTTTTGAATCGGTGATAAACGATGCCAAAAGGAAAGGTTAA
- a CDS encoding V-type ATP synthase subunit A, whose translation MKNNAKKRSGNLISIQDSLVKVRFKDDVIMGETAEISVEGKLLQGEVLQISPDFKNPGCGIAEMQVFEDLTGARIGDLVEFKGTPLSVLVGPGLLTSIWDGLQNPLYELSAQDPYLRPGMHAPALDEKKLWDFTPSVLVGDVLKGGDTIGSVPEGHFEHKILVPFGIKKCTVNEIIGKKSVNITDVVAIVTDENNQKQELKLAFRHPVKQPIPFKERSIPRKTISTGVRVIDLLAPVSYGGTVGNPGPFGAGKTVMQHTLCKYAIADVIIMAACGERAGEAVEVFKDFAELEDPSTGESLMNRMCIFGNTSSMPVAAREASVFIALTVGEYYRYQGYNVILLADSTSRWAQALRERSGRQGDIPGPEAFPMDIPDQIKGMYQRAGADTGSGGSLTFIGTVSPAGGNFQEPVTQATMDATGGFWGLSQDRADAKKYPAIDPLAYTTSVYDSFIPWKDREQILSTLQEANGIDQTISTIGLKKVPVEKYILFQKGQTIDFCVLQQNAFHDLDACTRPERLAVINEAVQKLIHSEVAIPDSGMDDEELKEVIRAKFDELRQWWRDWNMSAETEEQIAALPSHIDQFVFEGEPVL comes from the coding sequence ATGAAGAATAATGCGAAAAAGAGGTCAGGAAATCTCATAAGCATCCAGGACTCATTGGTGAAGGTCCGTTTTAAAGATGATGTGATTATGGGAGAGACCGCCGAGATTTCCGTTGAAGGGAAACTTCTGCAAGGTGAAGTCCTTCAGATTAGCCCCGACTTTAAAAATCCGGGCTGCGGGATCGCCGAGATGCAGGTTTTTGAAGATTTAACCGGAGCGAGAATTGGCGATTTAGTTGAATTTAAGGGTACACCTTTGTCGGTATTGGTTGGCCCGGGTTTGCTAACCAGTATTTGGGACGGACTGCAAAATCCGTTGTACGAACTAAGTGCACAGGATCCGTATCTGCGACCGGGTATGCATGCTCCGGCGCTGGACGAAAAGAAATTGTGGGATTTTACGCCAAGCGTTTTGGTGGGCGATGTGCTTAAAGGTGGCGACACGATTGGCTCGGTTCCAGAAGGACACTTCGAGCATAAAATATTGGTTCCGTTCGGAATTAAGAAATGTACAGTCAACGAAATAATCGGCAAAAAGTCAGTCAATATCACTGACGTGGTGGCGATTGTGACCGATGAGAATAATCAAAAACAGGAATTGAAATTGGCTTTCCGCCATCCGGTGAAGCAGCCAATTCCATTCAAGGAGCGATCTATCCCACGAAAAACGATTTCTACAGGTGTTCGGGTTATCGACCTGTTGGCTCCGGTTAGTTACGGTGGTACTGTGGGGAACCCGGGACCGTTCGGAGCCGGAAAAACAGTGATGCAACACACGCTGTGTAAATACGCCATTGCCGATGTTATTATTATGGCAGCTTGTGGCGAGCGTGCCGGTGAGGCGGTTGAGGTCTTTAAAGATTTTGCCGAGCTGGAAGATCCTTCAACCGGAGAATCTTTGATGAACCGGATGTGTATTTTCGGAAATACCAGTTCCATGCCGGTAGCTGCGCGCGAGGCCAGTGTGTTTATTGCGCTGACTGTTGGCGAGTACTACCGCTATCAAGGTTACAATGTAATTCTGTTGGCCGACTCGACATCCAGATGGGCACAAGCGCTCCGCGAACGTAGCGGACGCCAGGGAGATATTCCCGGACCGGAAGCCTTCCCAATGGATATTCCGGATCAAATTAAAGGGATGTACCAACGTGCCGGTGCTGATACAGGCTCGGGTGGTTCACTCACTTTTATCGGAACGGTATCCCCTGCAGGTGGTAACTTCCAGGAACCGGTAACACAGGCAACCATGGATGCAACCGGTGGTTTCTGGGGCTTGTCTCAGGATCGTGCCGATGCAAAGAAATACCCGGCAATTGATCCGTTGGCGTATACGACTTCAGTTTACGATAGCTTCATCCCGTGGAAAGATCGGGAGCAAATTCTTTCAACCCTGCAGGAAGCCAATGGTATCGATCAAACAATCAGTACAATCGGTTTGAAAAAAGTGCCGGTAGAAAAATACATCCTGTTCCAAAAAGGACAAACCATCGACTTCTGTGTCTTGCAGCAAAATGCTTTTCACGACCTGGATGCCTGTACGCGTCCGGAACGTTTAGCCGTGATTAACGAAGCGGTTCAAAAACTAATCCATAGTGAAGTCGCTATTCCGGATTCGGGTATGGATGACGAAGAACTGAAGGAAGTGATTCGTGCCAAATTCGATGAGCTTCGGCAGTGGTGGCGCGACTGGAACATGAGCGCCGAAACCGAAGAGCAAATTGCTGCGCTACCAAGCCATATTGACCAATTTGTATTTGAAGGAGAACCTGTTTTATGA
- a CDS encoding V-type ATP synthase subunit I, translating into MKKLLLFMANTGTPVDVQLADLGRLGLLHIVPFQPPRDQSIELISSQLQEVAKALEVLERVSEEQAVAVTSVGTQAEHDAEQCLKQVLEADDKRTKLLQAKSNLEAELQWYEQWGNVAPSSFQELNAHGVYLRLYEASEKELKKLSDRDDVHVLGEANGLQQVALITEQAEETLPLNEVKAPEKDRSELENTLADTVAELENTERELTGLAAEKARLQNAQQSWLERLDLLHVAYGGESLEGQVNYWKGYIPEKQIDALTEAADQNGWGYVIEDTTDEDVDEVPTLIYTSRWGDRIRPVMNFMGLVPGYNELDVSHVFMLFFTFFTGILVGDAGYGLVFFLLTLFAHKKAGFKRKVEFQLMYTLSVSILFWGVLTGTYFGSETVANIPFLAKLRVDKLASFGGDNVFVQRFMFFVGAIHLTVGHLQQAIRYINSLKALAQLGWISITWGLYFIVNQMVLQIPAPDYMLWLFVGGALLVALFSSSGKSFFKGILSSVGNLPLSIINGFSDIISYVRLYAVGLSTVLMASSFNDMAIGDGLTTVLAGLGAVIILILGHGLNMALAAMAVLVHGVRLNMLEYAGHADVEFSGSEYNPFKINK; encoded by the coding sequence ATGAAAAAATTGCTCCTGTTCATGGCCAACACCGGTACGCCGGTTGATGTACAACTCGCCGATCTGGGCCGTTTGGGGCTGCTGCACATTGTGCCTTTTCAACCTCCGCGCGACCAATCGATTGAGTTAATCAGCAGCCAGCTGCAGGAGGTCGCCAAAGCCCTGGAGGTTTTGGAGCGCGTCTCCGAAGAGCAGGCCGTTGCGGTGACCAGCGTTGGAACGCAGGCCGAGCACGATGCCGAGCAATGCCTAAAGCAAGTGCTGGAAGCCGACGACAAGCGGACCAAGCTGCTGCAAGCGAAAAGCAATTTGGAAGCCGAGCTCCAGTGGTACGAACAGTGGGGCAACGTGGCGCCTTCCAGCTTTCAAGAGCTGAACGCCCATGGCGTGTACCTGCGTTTGTACGAAGCGAGCGAGAAGGAGCTGAAAAAGCTGAGTGACCGGGATGACGTGCATGTACTGGGCGAAGCCAATGGCTTACAACAAGTAGCGCTGATTACCGAGCAGGCAGAAGAAACGCTGCCCTTGAACGAGGTGAAAGCCCCGGAAAAGGATCGCAGCGAATTGGAAAATACACTGGCCGATACCGTTGCTGAACTGGAAAACACCGAGCGAGAACTCACCGGGCTGGCAGCCGAAAAAGCCCGTTTGCAGAACGCACAGCAAAGCTGGCTCGAACGGCTGGATTTGCTGCATGTAGCGTATGGTGGCGAGTCGCTGGAAGGGCAGGTGAATTACTGGAAGGGATATATTCCCGAAAAGCAAATCGATGCCTTAACGGAAGCTGCCGACCAAAACGGTTGGGGCTATGTGATTGAAGATACCACCGACGAGGATGTGGACGAGGTGCCAACCTTGATTTATACGTCGCGCTGGGGGGATCGCATTCGTCCGGTGATGAATTTCATGGGGCTGGTGCCCGGCTATAACGAACTGGACGTGTCGCATGTGTTCATGCTGTTCTTCACCTTCTTCACCGGAATATTGGTGGGCGATGCGGGTTACGGACTGGTCTTCTTCCTGCTGACCCTCTTTGCTCATAAAAAAGCCGGCTTTAAGCGGAAAGTGGAATTTCAGCTGATGTACACGCTTTCGGTGTCCATCCTGTTTTGGGGCGTGCTCACCGGAACCTACTTCGGTTCGGAGACGGTGGCCAACATTCCGTTTTTAGCGAAGCTTCGGGTTGACAAGCTGGCCAGTTTCGGCGGCGACAACGTCTTTGTGCAGCGGTTTATGTTCTTCGTTGGAGCGATTCACTTAACCGTGGGGCATTTGCAACAGGCCATCCGTTACATCAACAGTTTGAAAGCACTGGCACAATTGGGATGGATTTCGATCACCTGGGGACTCTATTTTATCGTCAACCAGATGGTGCTGCAAATTCCTGCACCCGATTACATGCTTTGGCTTTTTGTTGGCGGAGCTTTGCTGGTAGCACTCTTTTCGTCAAGCGGAAAAAGCTTTTTCAAGGGCATTCTCTCATCGGTGGGGAATTTGCCATTAAGTATTATCAATGGATTTTCGGATATCATTTCCTATGTGAGATTGTATGCCGTGGGGCTGTCAACCGTGTTGATGGCGTCCAGTTTCAATGATATGGCCATTGGCGATGGGCTTACGACCGTACTCGCCGGACTGGGGGCCGTCATCATTCTGATTCTGGGGCACGGACTAAATATGGCTTTGGCTGCTATGGCGGTATTGGTTCATGGCGTTCGTCTCAACATGCTTGAATATGCAGGCCATGCCGATGTTGAATTCTCGGGAAGTGAATACAATCCTTTCAAAATAAACAAATAG